The following are from one region of the Halobacteriovorax vibrionivorans genome:
- a CDS encoding ABC transporter ATP-binding protein, with protein MAEKLLEIKNLTVEFQTEDESVKAVKSLNLSIPKGKTVGLVGESGSGKSVTSLAIMGLIPNPPGRISEGEILYHGEDLTKVSNERLRQLRGNKIAMIFQEPMTSLNPVFTTGNQIDEVLMLHQGMNKEEARKRTIELYEEVGIPEPKESVNKYPHQMSGGQKQRVMIAMAMACEPELLICDEPTTALDVTIQKQVLELMFDLQRKHGMSMLFITHDLAVIADIADEVAVMFRGDLVEQNTTKALFENPQHPYTKGLLACRPSLDENPVRLLTVDDFLNAKEDIDVSSLEMKKPRAISETENPVLLEIKNFNKHFPIKGGIFGRTVDWFKAVDDVSLQVRKGRTLGLVGESGCGKTTLGRSILRLLEPTAGEVIYDGINVTNLNKKEMREIRERMQIIFQDPYSSLNPRMTIGDIITEPMVIHGIGSTKRERYDVAADLLEKVGLKGDHLNRYPHEFSGGQRQRICIARALSLKPEFIICDESVSALDVSVQAQVLNLLQDLQDELGLTYIFISHDLSVVKYISDEIGVMNKGQIVEYGPAEEVYHNPKDEYTKKLLSAIPRGVPKELLQE; from the coding sequence ATGGCAGAAAAGTTGCTTGAAATTAAAAACCTAACAGTTGAATTTCAAACTGAAGATGAATCAGTAAAGGCCGTCAAAAGCCTCAACCTATCAATTCCAAAAGGAAAAACTGTTGGACTTGTTGGTGAGTCAGGGTCTGGTAAATCTGTTACTTCCCTTGCAATCATGGGCCTAATCCCTAATCCTCCAGGTCGTATCAGCGAAGGTGAAATCCTTTATCATGGTGAAGACCTAACAAAAGTTTCAAATGAAAGACTTAGACAACTTCGTGGAAATAAGATCGCAATGATCTTCCAAGAGCCTATGACTTCATTAAACCCAGTTTTTACAACTGGTAACCAAATTGATGAAGTACTAATGCTTCACCAAGGGATGAATAAAGAAGAAGCTCGCAAGAGAACAATCGAATTATATGAAGAAGTTGGTATTCCTGAGCCTAAAGAATCAGTAAATAAATATCCTCACCAAATGTCAGGTGGTCAAAAGCAACGTGTAATGATTGCAATGGCAATGGCATGTGAGCCAGAACTTCTAATTTGTGATGAGCCTACAACAGCTCTTGACGTTACAATCCAAAAGCAAGTTCTTGAACTAATGTTTGATCTACAAAGAAAGCACGGAATGAGTATGCTATTCATTACTCACGACCTTGCTGTTATTGCAGATATTGCAGATGAAGTTGCCGTAATGTTTAGAGGTGATCTTGTTGAGCAAAACACTACGAAAGCACTATTTGAAAATCCACAACACCCATATACAAAAGGTCTCCTAGCTTGTCGTCCAAGTCTTGATGAAAACCCAGTTAGACTTCTAACTGTTGATGACTTCTTAAATGCAAAAGAAGATATTGATGTTTCATCACTTGAAATGAAGAAGCCAAGAGCAATTAGCGAAACAGAAAACCCAGTACTTCTTGAAATCAAAAACTTCAATAAGCACTTTCCAATTAAAGGTGGAATCTTTGGGCGTACTGTTGATTGGTTCAAGGCCGTTGATGATGTAAGTCTTCAGGTTAGAAAAGGTCGTACCCTAGGACTTGTTGGTGAGTCTGGTTGTGGAAAGACTACTCTTGGGCGTTCAATTCTTAGACTTCTGGAGCCAACAGCTGGTGAAGTTATCTATGATGGAATTAACGTTACAAACTTAAATAAAAAAGAAATGAGAGAAATTAGAGAGAGAATGCAAATCATTTTCCAAGATCCATACTCATCTCTTAATCCACGTATGACTATTGGTGATATCATTACTGAGCCAATGGTAATTCACGGTATTGGTTCAACAAAGAGAGAAAGATATGATGTTGCGGCCGACCTTCTTGAAAAAGTTGGTCTTAAAGGTGATCACCTTAACCGTTACCCACACGAGTTCTCTGGTGGACAACGTCAAAGAATTTGTATCGCACGTGCTCTATCACTTAAGCCAGAATTTATCATCTGTGATGAGTCGGTATCAGCACTAGACGTATCAGTTCAGGCACAAGTACTTAACCTACTTCAAGACCTTCAAGATGAGCTAGGTCTTACATATATCTTCATTTCACACGACCTATCTGTTGTTAAGTATATCTCA